The following is a genomic window from Candidatus Rokuibacteriota bacterium.
CTGCTGTTTCTCTACCGGGACGTCCTGGACCTCGACGTCCCGTGGCTCGACGGCCTCGTCCGCGCGAAGCGCCCGCAGCGGTTGCCGGTGGTCCTCACCCGGGATGAGGTGCGGGCCGTGTTGCAGCGGCTGAACGGCGCGCCCCGGCTGATGGCGTACCTCCTCTACGGGGCGGGGCCCCGGCTGCTGGAGTGCTGCCGTCTGCGGGTCCAGGACGTCAACTTCGCATCCAACCAGATCGTCGTGCGGGGCGGCAAGGGCGACAAAGACCGCGTCACGATGCTGCCCGCCGTCGTGAAGGTGGAGCTCGCCCGGCATCTTGAGTTTGTTCGGGAGCAGCATCGGCGCGACCTCGAGCACGGGGCGGGCTGGGTTGAGCTCCCCACCGCCCTCGCCCGGAAGTACCCGAATGCGGGCCGAGAGTGGGCGTGGCACTGGGTCTTCCCGGCCACTCGAATCTATGTCGATCGGCTCACCGGCCAGCGGCGCCGGCACCACCTCCACGAGTCCGTCGTGCAACGCGCCGTGAAGGATGCGGTCCGGCTCGCCGGGCTGGCGCAGCGCGCGGGACCCCACACCCTCCGGCACTCGTTCGCCACGCACCTGCTGGAGGACGGCCACGACATCCGGACCGTCCAGGAATTGCTCGGGCACCGCGACGTGAGCACGACGATGATCTACACGCACGTCCTGAACCGAGGGCCCACTGCCGTGCGGAGCCCGGCCGACCGGATGTCCAACGCATGAGAGCCCGAGTGTTCCGGCGACAGACGGCCCGCCCGAATAGGCCGACCAGCCTAGCGCGACGGACGACCTTGTGGCCGCGGACTGGAACTGGCTGGATAGACGGGCTGACTGCGCCCCACAGAAGGCGCCCCTGCGGCGGTGCTAGGCCGACCGCGCGGCAGGTTCCGCCTCGCTACACAGGTCGGCCCATTACGCGTTCGGCGGGCATCAACATGCAGATGGAGACACAATCATGAAGGGGAATTACACGGCCGTGGTGAAGAAGTCCGGCGATTGGTGGATCGGTTGGATTGAAGAGGTGCCTGGCGTTAATTGCCAAGAGCGGACCCGCGATGAGTTGCTAGAGAGCTTGCGCATGACGCTGAAGGAAGCCTTGGATTTCAACCGCCGCGATGCGCTCGAAGCTGCCGCAGAGGGCTACGAGGAAGAATCGATCGCGTTATGAAGCGCGGCGACCTGCTGCGCCATTTACGTGCACATGGCTGCCATCTGTTGCGCGAGGGCGCGCGCCATTCATGGTGGTAGAATCCGACTCAGAACAAGCGCTCCGCCATCCCAAGGCACACCGAGATCGACGATCACCTCGCGAACAAGATATGCAAGGACCTTGGTGTTCCGCGCGTCAAGTGACCGCTAACCACCGGTTGGAGACGGCCGAGTACCTCCCCCGATAAAGTAGACACCTCGACCGAACAATCAAGGGGGGTGTCTGATGGCCAGGCCGATAGGTCCGAAGAAGGTCCATCGCTACAGCGACGCGTTCAAAGCCACGGCCGTCAAGCTGAGTGAGCTGTCGAGGGTGCAGGTCCAGGACGTCGCTGCGGCGCTCGACAGTCATCCCTTCATGCTCTCGCGCTGGCGCACGGAATCCCGGGAGGGGCGCCTCCTGGCCGGGAAGGCGGTAAGACTCGAGCCGAAGACG
Proteins encoded in this region:
- a CDS encoding integron integrase encodes the protein MISVRTSPPFSYAALGECHRPGSIYVFHETAPPGPPKPRLLDRVRQALRTRHYSRRTEEAYVAWIRRYILFHGKRHPGEMGAPEITRFLTALAVDRKVAASTQNQALGALLFLYRDVLDLDVPWLDGLVRAKRPQRLPVVLTRDEVRAVLQRLNGAPRLMAYLLYGAGPRLLECCRLRVQDVNFASNQIVVRGGKGDKDRVTMLPAVVKVELARHLEFVREQHRRDLEHGAGWVELPTALARKYPNAGREWAWHWVFPATRIYVDRLTGQRRRHHLHESVVQRAVKDAVRLAGLAQRAGPHTLRHSFATHLLEDGHDIRTVQELLGHRDVSTTMIYTHVLNRGPTAVRSPADRMSNA
- a CDS encoding type II toxin-antitoxin system HicB family antitoxin, whose translation is MKGNYTAVVKKSGDWWIGWIEEVPGVNCQERTRDELLESLRMTLKEALDFNRRDALEAAAEGYEEESIAL